In Streptomyces nojiriensis, one genomic interval encodes:
- a CDS encoding alkaline phosphatase family protein, whose translation MSPVLPGRRAIAATAVTSALIAATVAATPAGAAAAAANTDKVLVIGIDGAVLDRVKAADAPHLNGLMAQGLTARSTLYASPMAATSSGPGWSTIATGVWPDKHGVKDNSFTGKNYAAYPDFLTRIENAKPALNTYAAADWEPITSTDQNGPIFSAKVDKRLSLKGDRDGYRTEDPKIAAAAAAELRDQNPDAAFVYLGEIDAAGHSYGAASQQYLDTVARVDTLVGQLLTAVKNRPTYAQENWKILVTTDHGHTDSGGHGGSTIQERGTFVIAKGAGIPAGSVRGDVRLADVAATALAQVGVSGSGLDGVPLNAPDDDPFDTLRPNLQARVDETGIPAGVKGFTHTPPADWSVDNSKMGTGGVTEWAGWAFATDEFWSQSQRDQWRELNVRSRDVFAVADSDEWDDKSHTGTFDSTLVTPKWAVSGGSTRNLTFQTHYRHEAGQTAQVLVSYNGAAPTVVKTYTADAVARSESVALQVPAGATDVQVRFRYSGNNNWFWTVDNVRLG comes from the coding sequence GTGTCCCCTGTCCTGCCCGGACGTCGTGCCATCGCCGCGACCGCCGTCACCTCCGCCCTGATCGCCGCCACCGTCGCGGCCACCCCGGCCGGCGCCGCCGCCGCGGCGGCCAACACCGACAAGGTCCTCGTCATCGGCATCGACGGCGCGGTCCTGGACCGCGTCAAGGCCGCCGACGCACCCCACCTGAACGGCCTGATGGCCCAGGGCCTGACCGCCCGCAGCACCCTCTACGCGAGCCCGATGGCCGCCACCTCCTCGGGCCCCGGCTGGTCCACCATCGCCACCGGGGTGTGGCCCGACAAGCACGGCGTGAAGGACAACTCCTTCACCGGCAAGAACTACGCCGCCTACCCGGACTTCCTGACCCGCATCGAGAACGCCAAGCCGGCGCTCAACACGTACGCGGCCGCCGACTGGGAGCCCATCACCTCCACCGACCAGAACGGCCCGATCTTCTCCGCGAAGGTCGACAAGCGCCTCTCCCTCAAGGGCGACCGCGACGGCTACCGTACCGAGGACCCGAAGATCGCTGCTGCTGCCGCCGCCGAACTGCGCGACCAGAACCCGGACGCCGCCTTCGTCTACCTCGGCGAGATCGACGCGGCCGGCCACTCCTACGGCGCGGCCAGCCAGCAGTACCTCGACACCGTCGCCCGCGTCGACACCCTGGTCGGCCAGCTCCTCACCGCCGTCAAGAACCGCCCGACGTACGCCCAGGAGAACTGGAAGATCCTGGTCACCACCGACCACGGCCACACCGACTCCGGCGGCCACGGCGGCTCGACCATCCAGGAGCGCGGCACCTTCGTCATCGCCAAGGGCGCGGGCATCCCGGCCGGCTCCGTACGCGGCGACGTACGTCTGGCCGACGTAGCCGCCACCGCGCTCGCCCAGGTCGGCGTCAGCGGCTCCGGCCTCGACGGCGTCCCGCTGAACGCCCCGGACGACGACCCCTTCGACACCCTGCGCCCGAACCTCCAGGCCCGGGTCGACGAGACGGGCATCCCGGCCGGGGTGAAGGGCTTCACGCACACCCCGCCCGCCGACTGGTCCGTCGACAACTCCAAGATGGGCACGGGCGGTGTCACCGAGTGGGCCGGCTGGGCCTTCGCGACCGACGAGTTCTGGAGCCAGTCGCAGCGCGACCAGTGGCGCGAGCTGAACGTCCGCTCCCGTGACGTCTTCGCCGTCGCCGACTCCGACGAGTGGGACGACAAGAGCCACACCGGCACCTTCGACTCCACCCTCGTCACCCCCAAGTGGGCGGTCAGCGGCGGCAGCACGCGGAATCTGACCTTCCAGACGCACTACCGCCACGAGGCCGGCCAGACCGCCCAGGTCCTGGTCTCGTACAACGGCGCGGCCCCGACCGTGGTGAAGACCTACACCGCCGACGCCGTCGCCAGGTCCGAGTCCGTCGCCCTCCAGGTCCCGGCCGGCGCCACCGACGTGCAGGTCCGCTTCCGCTACAGCGGCAACAACAACTGGTTCTGGACCGTCGACAACGTCCGACTCGGCTGA
- a CDS encoding 2-aminoethylphosphonate ABC transporter substrate-binding protein codes for MTRKRLLRTATVVTASLALASSLTACGGGSPAADGEGGEKVVTVYSADGLKSEKGDGWYDKVFADFTKKTGIEVKYVEGGSGEMVQRAVREKTNTQADVLITLPPFIQQADGKGLLQSYKPQGSEKVNGADKAADGKWTSVVNNYFGFVYNKKELSEAPKTWEELLDAKYKGKLQYSTPGVAGDGTAVLIKSMHDFGGQEPAMEYLKKLQANNVGPSSSTSKLAPKTDKGELLVANGDVQMNFAQSKSMPNLGIWFPAKEGGKPTSFALPYAAGLVDRAPHTENGKKLLDFLLSEEAQQLVSGVGGGFPARTDVKPTDANAVELTKLMAGVEIFEPNWADIDKNLTGYVDAWKSATGS; via the coding sequence ATGACCCGCAAGAGACTCCTCCGCACCGCCACCGTCGTCACCGCCAGCCTCGCCCTCGCCTCCTCCCTCACCGCCTGCGGCGGCGGCTCCCCGGCCGCGGACGGTGAGGGCGGCGAGAAGGTCGTCACCGTCTACAGCGCCGACGGCCTCAAGAGCGAGAAGGGCGACGGCTGGTACGACAAGGTCTTCGCCGACTTCACCAAGAAGACCGGCATCGAGGTCAAGTACGTCGAGGGCGGCTCCGGCGAGATGGTGCAGCGCGCCGTCCGCGAGAAGACCAACACCCAGGCCGACGTACTGATCACGCTGCCGCCCTTCATCCAGCAGGCCGACGGCAAGGGCCTGCTCCAGTCCTACAAGCCGCAGGGCTCCGAGAAGGTCAACGGCGCGGACAAGGCCGCCGACGGCAAGTGGACCTCGGTCGTCAACAACTACTTCGGCTTCGTCTACAACAAGAAGGAGCTCTCCGAGGCCCCCAAGACGTGGGAGGAGCTGCTGGACGCCAAGTACAAGGGCAAGCTGCAGTACTCCACCCCGGGCGTCGCGGGCGACGGAACCGCCGTGCTCATCAAGTCGATGCACGACTTCGGCGGCCAGGAGCCGGCGATGGAGTACCTGAAGAAGCTCCAGGCCAACAACGTCGGCCCGTCCTCCTCCACCAGCAAGCTGGCGCCCAAGACCGACAAGGGCGAGCTGCTCGTGGCCAACGGCGACGTCCAGATGAACTTCGCGCAGTCCAAGTCCATGCCGAACCTGGGCATCTGGTTCCCGGCGAAGGAGGGCGGCAAGCCCACCAGCTTCGCCCTGCCGTACGCGGCCGGCCTCGTCGACCGGGCCCCGCACACCGAGAACGGCAAGAAGCTCCTCGACTTCCTGCTCAGCGAGGAGGCCCAGCAGCTGGTCAGCGGGGTCGGCGGCGGCTTCCCGGCGCGCACCGACGTCAAGCCGACCGACGCCAACGCCGTCGAACTCACCAAGCTGATGGCGGGCGTGGAGATCTTCGAGCCGAACTGGGCCGACATCGACAAGAACCTCACCGGCTACGTCGACGCGTGGAAGTCGGCAACCGGAAGCTGA
- a CDS encoding ABC transporter permease, with product MLVHSKSGRWAAWGLFGLLFLPLFALPLLVVVAASFATHWSGAFPSGPTTENYAAAVRGESLQALTTSLVTALAASLLALAVGTWAALAAATLRKRGKRFLDALFMLPVAVPSVVVGLAVLVAFSRPPVLLNGTSSIVILAHTILVTAFAHQSVSAAIVRLDPAYEQAAASLGARPGYVLWRVKLPLLLPSLTAAAGLCFALSMGELSATMMLYPPDWMPLPVRIFTATDRGSLYSGSAVAVVLMATTLLVLLAVSRVRTRASYR from the coding sequence GTGCTGGTGCATAGCAAGAGCGGCCGCTGGGCCGCCTGGGGCCTCTTCGGCCTCCTCTTCCTGCCGCTGTTCGCCCTGCCCCTGCTCGTCGTGGTCGCGGCCTCCTTCGCCACCCACTGGTCCGGGGCCTTCCCCTCCGGACCGACCACCGAGAACTACGCGGCCGCCGTGCGCGGCGAATCCCTCCAGGCCCTGACCACCAGCCTGGTCACCGCCCTCGCCGCCAGCCTCCTCGCGCTCGCCGTCGGCACCTGGGCCGCGCTGGCCGCGGCCACGCTGAGGAAGCGCGGGAAGCGGTTCCTGGACGCGCTGTTCATGCTGCCCGTCGCCGTGCCGTCCGTGGTCGTCGGCCTCGCCGTGCTCGTCGCCTTCAGCCGGCCCCCGGTCCTGCTCAACGGCACCAGCTCGATCGTCATCCTGGCGCACACGATCCTTGTCACGGCGTTCGCCCACCAGTCGGTCTCGGCGGCGATCGTACGGCTCGACCCCGCGTACGAGCAGGCGGCCGCCTCCCTGGGCGCCCGTCCCGGGTACGTCCTGTGGCGGGTCAAACTCCCCCTCCTGCTGCCGTCCCTCACGGCCGCGGCCGGTCTCTGCTTCGCCCTGTCCATGGGCGAGCTGAGCGCCACGATGATGCTCTACCCGCCGGACTGGATGCCCCTCCCGGTCCGCATCTTCACCGCCACCGACCGCGGTTCGCTCTACAGCGGCTCCGCCGTCGCCGTGGTCCTGATGGCCACCACCCTGCTGGTCCTCCTGGCCGTCTCCCGCGTCCGCACCAGAGCCTCCTACCGCTGA
- a CDS encoding 2-aminoethylphosphonate ABC transporter permease subunit: MKSALWALPPVVVLGLVFLYPLVLVVQQSLSPENGGGAFDAYASVFASQSFREALGTTVWLAVGATAGCLVLGFVLALIIAFVPFPGARAVAKFIDVFLSFPSFLITLALLFVYGTVGMANGLVTDLTGAAEGPFHFLATPWGVLLAEITYFTPFVMRPLLAAFSQLDTAQLEVAAGLGARPARIVRQVILPEALPALAAGGSLVLVMCLNEFGIVLFTGAKDVTTLPMLIYGKAILESDYAAACVVAVVNIAISVGLFGLYRVVGKRAGA, encoded by the coding sequence CTGAAGTCGGCGCTATGGGCCCTGCCGCCCGTGGTCGTGCTCGGGCTGGTGTTCCTGTACCCGCTCGTGCTCGTCGTCCAGCAGTCGCTCAGCCCCGAGAACGGCGGCGGCGCCTTCGACGCGTACGCCTCCGTCTTCGCCTCGCAGAGCTTCCGCGAGGCCCTCGGGACCACCGTCTGGCTGGCCGTCGGTGCGACCGCCGGCTGCCTCGTACTCGGCTTCGTGCTCGCGCTGATCATCGCCTTCGTGCCCTTCCCCGGGGCCCGCGCCGTCGCCAAGTTCATCGACGTCTTCCTCTCCTTCCCCTCCTTCCTCATCACCCTCGCCCTCCTCTTCGTCTACGGCACGGTCGGCATGGCCAACGGCCTCGTCACCGACCTCACCGGTGCCGCCGAGGGGCCCTTCCACTTCCTCGCCACCCCCTGGGGCGTCCTGCTCGCGGAGATCACGTACTTCACGCCCTTCGTGATGCGTCCGCTGCTCGCCGCCTTCTCCCAGCTGGACACCGCCCAGCTGGAGGTCGCCGCCGGCCTCGGTGCCCGGCCCGCCCGGATCGTCCGGCAGGTGATCCTGCCCGAGGCCCTCCCCGCCCTCGCCGCGGGCGGCAGCCTCGTCCTGGTCATGTGCCTGAACGAGTTCGGGATCGTCCTGTTCACCGGCGCCAAGGACGTCACGACCCTCCCGATGCTCATCTACGGCAAGGCCATCCTCGAATCCGACTACGCGGCCGCCTGCGTGGTCGCCGTCGTCAACATCGCGATATCCGTCGGCCTGTTCGGCCTCTACCGGGTGGTGGGCAAGCGTGCTGGTGCATAG
- a CDS encoding ABC transporter ATP-binding protein translates to MSGIRFDGVSVAYGGNTVLESLDLTVEPGEVMALLGPSGSGKTTALRAVAGFVRPVAGRVLIGGRDVTALPPHKRGIGMVVQQYALFPHMRVEDNVAFGLKARKAPRAEIPGRVAEALELTGMAAYARRYPRELSGGQQQRVAIARALAIRPGVLLLDEPLSALDAQLRSGMLTELARLHRELPDVSILYVTHDQVEALTLADRIAVMDRARLQDCGTPQELYRAPRTEFTASFVGNANLLPVTVADGGVLFAGHPLALDRGRAAVGASATLCVRPHLLGLGTGTGPNTLSGTIAEVQWRGSTHRLYVDVGGHRVKADLPELRETPALGDRVTLHFEPRDAVLLGAGVSDG, encoded by the coding sequence GTGAGCGGTATCCGTTTCGACGGGGTCAGCGTCGCCTACGGCGGCAACACCGTCCTGGAATCCCTCGACCTGACCGTCGAACCGGGCGAGGTGATGGCCCTGCTCGGCCCCTCCGGTTCCGGCAAGACCACGGCCCTGCGCGCCGTCGCCGGTTTCGTACGGCCCGTCGCGGGGCGGGTGCTGATCGGCGGTCGGGACGTCACCGCGCTCCCGCCGCACAAGCGCGGCATCGGCATGGTCGTCCAGCAGTACGCGCTCTTCCCGCACATGCGGGTCGAGGACAACGTCGCCTTCGGCCTCAAGGCCCGCAAGGCCCCCAGGGCCGAGATCCCCGGCCGGGTCGCCGAGGCCCTCGAACTCACCGGCATGGCCGCCTACGCGCGGCGCTACCCCCGCGAACTCTCCGGCGGCCAGCAGCAGCGCGTGGCCATCGCCCGGGCCCTCGCCATCCGCCCCGGGGTGCTCCTGCTCGACGAGCCGCTGTCCGCCCTCGACGCGCAGCTGCGCTCCGGGATGCTCACCGAGCTGGCCCGCCTGCACCGCGAACTGCCCGACGTATCGATCCTGTACGTCACCCACGACCAGGTGGAGGCGCTCACCCTGGCCGACCGGATCGCCGTCATGGACCGGGCCCGGCTGCAGGACTGCGGGACCCCACAGGAGCTGTACCGGGCCCCGCGCACCGAGTTCACCGCCTCGTTCGTCGGCAACGCGAACCTGCTTCCGGTGACGGTGGCCGACGGGGGCGTGCTGTTCGCCGGGCACCCCCTGGCCCTGGACCGGGGCCGCGCGGCCGTCGGGGCGAGCGCGACCCTGTGCGTACGGCCGCACCTGCTCGGCCTCGGCACCGGCACCGGCCCGAACACGCTGAGCGGCACCATCGCCGAGGTGCAGTGGCGCGGCTCGACGCACCGGCTGTACGTGGACGTCGGCGGCCACCGCGTGAAGGCGGACCTCCCCGAGCTGCGGGAGACGCCCGCGCTGGGGGACCGGGTCACGCTGCACTTCGAGCCGCGGGACGCCGTGCTGCTGGGGGCGGGGGTGTCGGATGGCTGA
- a CDS encoding phosphonatase-like hydrolase, with the protein MSDSDSSITHATDVTRRKLVVLDMAGTTVADGGLVERAFEQAAERLGVEPGTPDHAEKLRYVLDTMGESKISVFRHLFGTEELARRANSAFEEAYGALVDGGLVTPLPGARAAIEQLRAEGCTVVLTTGFARVTQDAILDALGWQDLADLTLCPADAGGRGRPYPDMVLTAFLRTGAVADVRDVVVAGDTAYDMLSGRRAGAGTVAGVLTGAHDRAALAEHGATHVLASVAELPPLLLESP; encoded by the coding sequence ATGAGCGACAGCGACAGCAGCATCACCCACGCAACCGACGTCACCCGGCGCAAGCTGGTCGTCCTCGACATGGCCGGCACCACCGTCGCCGACGGCGGCCTCGTCGAGCGCGCCTTCGAGCAGGCCGCCGAGCGTCTCGGCGTCGAGCCCGGGACCCCCGACCACGCCGAGAAGCTCCGGTACGTCCTCGACACCATGGGCGAGTCCAAGATCTCGGTCTTCCGCCACCTCTTCGGTACGGAGGAGCTCGCCCGCCGCGCCAACTCCGCCTTCGAGGAGGCCTACGGCGCCCTCGTCGACGGAGGTCTCGTCACCCCGCTCCCCGGTGCCCGCGCCGCGATCGAGCAGCTCCGCGCCGAAGGCTGCACCGTCGTCCTGACCACCGGCTTCGCCCGGGTCACCCAGGACGCCATCCTCGACGCCCTTGGCTGGCAGGACCTCGCCGACCTCACCCTCTGCCCCGCCGACGCGGGCGGCCGCGGCCGCCCGTACCCGGACATGGTGCTGACCGCGTTCCTGCGCACCGGCGCCGTGGCCGACGTACGCGACGTCGTGGTCGCGGGCGACACCGCCTACGACATGCTCAGCGGCCGCCGCGCCGGAGCTGGCACCGTGGCGGGCGTCCTCACCGGCGCCCACGACCGCGCGGCGCTGGCGGAACACGGCGCGACCCACGTCCTGGCCTCCGTCGCCGAACTCCCCCCGTTGCTCCTGGAGTCGCCGTGA
- a CDS encoding TIGR03364 family FAD-dependent oxidoreductase: protein MRVIVVGGGVVGTMHAWQAVERGHEVVQIEREAEARGASLRNFGQIWVSGRAGGEELDTALRARELWERIGAEVPGLGFRANGSLTPVRTPRELAVAEAALARPDAAARGYKLLTAAEAREINPALRGAFEAALWCERDAAVEPRTAQLRLREALRTRAAGRYTFLAGREVREVAGLGAGAGAGLGAGAGAGAGLGAGAAAVRDDHGDVHRADAVVLATGAWLSGLVRELVPDLPVRRVRLQMMQTDPLGEPLTTSVADADSFRYYPAYQSPALDALNAEQAQAPVAAEHKMQLLMVQRRDGGLTIGDTHEYEHPFAFDTLEDPYEHVAAVAESFLGRPLPRIRHRWAGVYAQCTDTTRVVHRQQVADGVWLVTGPGGRGMTCSPAIAETTANELGW, encoded by the coding sequence GTGAGAGTCATAGTCGTCGGAGGCGGCGTGGTCGGCACCATGCACGCCTGGCAAGCAGTCGAACGCGGCCACGAGGTCGTCCAGATCGAGCGAGAAGCGGAGGCCCGCGGCGCGTCCCTGCGTAATTTCGGCCAGATCTGGGTCAGCGGACGGGCCGGGGGAGAGGAGCTGGACACCGCCCTGCGGGCCCGCGAGCTCTGGGAGCGCATCGGCGCGGAGGTGCCCGGCCTGGGCTTCCGTGCCAACGGCTCCCTCACCCCCGTCCGCACCCCCCGCGAACTCGCCGTCGCCGAGGCGGCCCTGGCCCGCCCGGACGCCGCCGCCCGCGGCTACAAGCTGCTCACCGCGGCCGAGGCGCGGGAGATCAACCCGGCCCTGCGCGGCGCGTTCGAGGCGGCCCTGTGGTGCGAGCGGGACGCGGCCGTCGAACCGCGCACCGCGCAGCTCCGCCTCCGGGAGGCCCTGCGCACCCGCGCCGCCGGCCGCTACACCTTCCTCGCCGGTCGCGAGGTCCGCGAGGTGGCCGGACTCGGAGCCGGAGCGGGAGCGGGCCTCGGAGCCGGAGCCGGAGCCGGAGCGGGCCTCGGAGCCGGCGCCGCGGCCGTCCGCGACGACCACGGCGACGTCCACCGCGCCGACGCGGTGGTCCTGGCCACCGGTGCCTGGCTGTCCGGCCTGGTCCGCGAACTGGTCCCGGACCTGCCCGTGCGCCGCGTCCGCCTCCAGATGATGCAGACCGACCCGCTCGGCGAGCCGCTGACCACCTCGGTCGCGGACGCCGACAGCTTCCGCTACTACCCCGCCTACCAGTCCCCCGCGCTCGACGCCCTCAACGCCGAGCAGGCGCAGGCGCCGGTCGCCGCCGAGCACAAGATGCAGCTGCTGATGGTCCAGCGCCGGGACGGCGGACTGACCATCGGCGACACCCACGAGTACGAGCACCCCTTCGCCTTCGACACCCTCGAAGACCCCTACGAGCACGTCGCCGCCGTGGCCGAGTCCTTCCTCGGCCGCCCGCTGCCGAGGATCCGCCACCGCTGGGCGGGCGTGTACGCGCAGTGCACCGACACCACCCGCGTCGTCCACCGCCAGCAGGTGGCCGACGGCGTCTGGCTGGTGACCGGACCCGGCGGGCGCGGCATGACCTGCTCGCCCGCCATAGCCGAGACCACCGCGAACGAACTGGGCTGGTAA